From the genome of Gryllotalpicola protaetiae:
CTCGCGAAGCAGCAGGAGGAGCTGGATGCCGCGGCATCCGACGCCCGCAAGTCGCAGGTGCGCTCGATGGACCGCTCTGAGCGGATCCGCACCTACAACTTCCCCGAGAACCGCATCGCCGACCACCGCACCGGCTTCAAGGCCTACAACCTCGACCAGGTGCTGAACGGCGCCCTCGAGCCCGTCATCGAGTCGGCGATCACCGCCGACGAGGAGGCCCGCCTGGCAGCCCTCGGCGACACCGAGAGCTAAACGGGCGAGTCGGGCAGCAGGCGCTCGAGCAGGCTGAGCGAGCGGCGCACGTCGACCTCGTCGGGGGCGAGCAGCCACTGCACCTGCAGTCCGTCCGAGGCCGCGATGACGAGTGCGGCGGCGTCGACGGGGTCGATGTCCGCAGCGATGCGGCCGGATGCCTGACCCTCGCGGATCCTGCCGGCGAGGTCCTCGCGCACGGCGGCGAAGCGTTCGCGGATGAAATCCCGCGACGCCGCGTGGTCCTCCTGCAGCGCATCGGCGGACAGGGTCGCGTAGAGCCGCACGAGCCCCGGGATCGCCCGGTTGATGTCGGCGCTGGCCGTCATGATGTCGACGGCTCCGCGGGCGTCGGGCCCGTCGGCCGGGTCCCGCTCCTCATGGGCGCGGTAGACCTCGATCAGCAGCTCATCGCGCGATGCGAAGTAGTGCCGCAGCGTCGCGTGGGAGACCCCGATCGCATCGCCGAGGGTGCGCAGCGACGTGCCGTCGACCCCACGCTCGGCGAACTCGGCGATGGCGCTCTCGATGATCTGGCGGCGCCGGGCGACGCCCTTGGCGTAGGGGCCGCGGCCTGCGGCATCCGATTCGGCTGACATCGCCACCATTATCTTCCACTGTACGGTTTTCGCTGTAGCATCGAGCTACCGCTTTCGTTCTTCAAGGAGTGAACCATGTCTGCCCCTTCCGTCCAGCTCTACTCGGTCCGCGACGCGATCGACGAGGACGTCGACGCCGCCGTCGCACGCCTCGCCGAGATCGGATTCACCAGAGCCGAGCCCTACGCCTTCCACCTGCGCACCGCCGACCTGAAGCGCGCGCTCACCGCCGCCGGTGTCTCTGCGCCGTCGGGTCACGCCGCGGTGATCGACGCGGAAGACGCCTCCGCGATCTTCGACGCCGCGGGCGAGCTCGGCATGACCACCGTCATCGATCCCTTCATCCCGACCGACCGCTGGCAGACCGCCGACGATGCGAGCCGAATCGCCGAGCGCGTCAACGCGCTGAGCGAGCAGGCCGCGGCGCGCGGGCTCGAGTTCGGCTACCACAACCACCAGTGGGAGTTCACGAACAAGGTCGACGGCCGCCCGATCTACGAACTGTTCGTCGAGCAGCTCGCGCCGGCCGTCGTGCTCGAGGTCGACACCTTCTGGGCGACGGTGGGCGGTGCGGATGCCCCCGCTGTGCTGCGCTCGCTCGGCGAGCGGGTGCGTGCCATCCACGTCAAGGACGGCGTGATCGACGACGCGATCCGCAACGTGCTGCCGAGCAGCGAGAGCGCGCTGATCGTGCCCGAGGCGCTGCAGGCCGCGTTCGAGAACCAGACGCCGGCCGGTCAGGGCGACGTCGACGTCGCCGCGATCCTCGCCGCCGCGCCGCAGGCGCTGCGCGTGGTCGAGTTCGACGCGTACAAGGGCGACGTGTTCCAGGGGATCGCGGAGTCGTTCGCGTGGCTCGCCGAGAACGACACCGAGGCCGCGGCATGAGCGGTGCGAACCGCGCGGGCGTCGGCATCATCGGCGCCGGCAACA
Proteins encoded in this window:
- a CDS encoding TetR/AcrR family transcriptional regulator, whose protein sequence is MSAESDAAGRGPYAKGVARRRQIIESAIAEFAERGVDGTSLRTLGDAIGVSHATLRHYFASRDELLIEVYRAHEERDPADGPDARGAVDIMTASADINRAIPGLVRLYATLSADALQEDHAASRDFIRERFAAVREDLAGRIREGQASGRIAADIDPVDAAALVIAASDGLQVQWLLAPDEVDVRRSLSLLERLLPDSPV
- a CDS encoding sugar phosphate isomerase/epimerase family protein — encoded protein: MSAPSVQLYSVRDAIDEDVDAAVARLAEIGFTRAEPYAFHLRTADLKRALTAAGVSAPSGHAAVIDAEDASAIFDAAGELGMTTVIDPFIPTDRWQTADDASRIAERVNALSEQAAARGLEFGYHNHQWEFTNKVDGRPIYELFVEQLAPAVVLEVDTFWATVGGADAPAVLRSLGERVRAIHVKDGVIDDAIRNVLPSSESALIVPEALQAAFENQTPAGQGDVDVAAILAAAPQALRVVEFDAYKGDVFQGIAESFAWLAENDTEAAA